A single window of Plasmodium reichenowi strain SY57 chromosome 14, whole genome shotgun sequence DNA harbors:
- a CDS encoding hypothetical protein (conserved Plasmodium protein, unknown function), whose protein sequence is MNDICYPYNCSITYINSNGVISTRDIKEYDGEEINEIINDHDNNNNNNNNNNNNNNNNNNNNNNNNSNSNFVFCENDLDNIKSIVINLKPFHKDFEDNIIFKIKKKNEKYACEWVVFIKTSVEEIKNKVCNKYTSQDIDINNIEEKIFPCKDIKEIMLKYVYCTTFFDNYILSIKNELEKYSLDMNISIDDYIRVPNDLCKYTYDNFLSSYKKNKATQNNHDVYNDNNIGYKNLSENDHNKMNIVNNMNTKNNNFVNYTMNIKCNDNTKGNNNNTNDDNTNDVNKNDVNKNDVNKNDVNKNDVNKNDVNKNDVNKNDVNKNDVNKNDVNKNDVNKNDVNTNDVNTNDVNKNDVNKNDINTNDINTNDINTYDINTYDINTYDINTYDHTYNQTAHNYSYNTNKYISKYNNIHNKIKRSKRINNDEEGDEDDFLGEILSFKHFNEDTINLSNNLKNNKYDRYNYDNNNNNNNNYDKYYNYKLKNNLFKSDVNQNYSSHLNINKKFQKNFHNKKIFPNMSQEEDDKQASTVNISSDDNDEEYNNYFYSTKKTESDIKVYHNVRKDFYILNTKNNSSNFSNSENDNIMRKNLIQFLNENRNKVKSSRSDYSEDNNLLNNPYDKKTRKINQTCNKNVSYSGNMTFKENISFDKNNKLYNKNISFNEKAYNNSNKNLSNNVINFYQKRNYSNNDIHDFIHMNKDDSNDNINNNNNNNIEKNIMRNRQRHVSIPVFRHSFLNENISKPDSFRNKYLKESNSKYPWNYLSNSSIECLENDKSNNNKIVKSKNNKIIRPNYINDENEDHTTKTCVKGSRKNKDQNIESNIIDNQYVNNKMLMLPNNFHTDNNIHNRNNSSNSTFGNMIRQKKEDYLLNSKRNDLYDEKQTFSSSNINEKTKININKEKNNNKNNLESHYEYLSNEILKFMIKYNESSKNFKMDVNEIDTELLSTSIKKFVRNLTEKEMNQLLCNKDYIFSKIIMESLENNEVNKNDINVTCDNKTTTHEEYNIDNNSIDIKKNTDPSPKNDNIKNDLQLCGSKTMSNLYKEGNTNDIDASYNNKSCENNSNNIYTNVLKNMNKDQIFNKNLNSSYHNNVKKNNTFNVNINKNATNNMSNNNNNNNNNNSVTDSINNNAKNKMRSVKLSNDNVSMLYNYCLDICRDNNSQLDKNIQGDNKMNEKFTNENHMENVKDLIKKEDNTHINDTNDTNSNNNNNNNNRSSSSNNNHLDKLKNLTYDPNTMSSPKRKNFKEHINYFFNDCFKNFKNLNDKIKYKKNSENVANTNNDKKEENNGNLNEKHKEQNIDNVLNTRKVPFDGPILDEHTSCNDKDDDNLESEKKTFNKCTSVTNKESNNMILRSDNNNDIIKKMRTNDHRERMSFEHFNNKINNLINKYEYKQCLNKYERQLIKFVQTFKNNKQDHISSQIYSDHNDKNNLIKYTYDEENILKAILKNIMWEKSNMNNNNNNNSSSNESFFSFNNSIKDIDDNFVENADDSIYGNIDHNNNNIKRSYGTNNIYDYNNHDSSSGSCIKIWSDKMIRYKNNKTNEKYSNRKNIYPIKQSCSDSNHYILQKIMKNKREKSCNNNEENNFSFNDILYDKRSNNYDNSISMSYNKCFHKNIKNITNSITKNYLYYNNNNNNNINKYGKRNESFEHISNNNNGNHKKNENLLMLSQSKNFSCSSYNKENNLLPIICDGNNVDKNKLKNTSVGNMIKYKEPKNNLKYPMNIYNKLFNKDRQNIDISPEQTLNLVKSIQRESMLNKAKEINLFNERNNNKIGCTYDNTNNTSISDFNKDKIIINNVHIQKKNNFSNINSLKKNSNDLFNKNIKFNNNKMEKCMDIFENFQIKNKDKYAHIFNVHVDNKKKCSNYDDYFKITHLYKFNNILSNNNITNTLNIHNIEYNKCNNIKKERENNILDNVPNDDMKIPKKKENEKTELRINLNNFNQNYIKELLIQKMYYQKEFYNNNDFIHKYNDNHTLKDNIYSEKCKYDTYKSGVYNNSYSSYNSLKINLFSLFDDMYEKFFIENYQDRDKMLNILSINKSLCYNQLSIFYKKKIFFQYKEAKYVHNNYNMNVSYNAYNLYISQNVIQHKNYYNSDINKNICENLNIYKIKNETKNDNENKYKSKDNDKNKTENYNKSTYNNIYYEYNNNNNNNNNNNNIANFDNNLCGPNHNEQLNEFILNHHKKWNDKNKNILELSYHNDFMNNKIEKNIKEIKHINKYYMKEEMNYFKKAIKEMKRLKKIMCNILKSQSNNYLNLNIDEKLLYNMQNDEDVSFESYLKDDSDDIDGYGNHYGHVYGHRNDHGQVYNREDDYNINLNTNNNYNIYRTPRLDKIRKNDKYNSHPQIEKEILNNSNKFNINKNYKKCNIIDDDNGSKIHMNKKNGLMKKNGTSSNMLQLINKKNENDQKKLIDHNNEYNSDYSFDSDNVSKLINIVFENKNEMNKTALKIDQRMDSTINDKHEEIKTNIEGDKNNQRDGTNYQRDGTNYQRDGTNYQRDGTNYQRDGTNYQRDGTNYQKGDKNNQRDDIHNTSREALGTFEFEVNIKNNEEEYKETFKYIYEKITNIRNNMWNEDMDNMQNNEMKQNLLIYKSRNDNISPVYEQNINNNIKMLDTEKKEDIKDKLKNDDIGKEENVNGDNDVKKCNDDIYYFNIYTNVWENVDLNVSQKLLTSLKMKKDIIKKYYKNDYEYENFITFSEWNAYNLMISKIYKALDMKKFEYYQRRVYDTDIFKRDFKKRCAHDFGMKIIGKPRSRRKTKRWNIGGEDKLYEDEVYSKNSDDYSDFNYDEYVEGDEDEYEENEHNQDNENDEHEIGGNKYDEDEDQNQEQQEEQEERESEDRNEDEDYEEDEDDEEDDDEEEDDEEEDDEEEDDHEEDDNEEDDNEEDDNEEDDNEEDDHEDGDHEDDVDKKCLYEEHIEQEKEKEVPEKKDEEKCTFVKKESCEHNNDGSKKYNEVVCKNENTSNENYILSQGECNKMKESTDLKNTLNSIEDEEKFEEREPKRSERLYLRRKRASSILSNNSTENSVNKIVTRQYKKLKESEKAEEDVKSVYLGTRSNKTNNNKKTHIFKKRINRKKNSNTLTFKKPHIYELIQLPDYVTHNELISSKNESLPTYILQYEQLRKNECVYFNIQNHYNSFVNNVYHFAISYEQSLKHNEYLNNALNNIKSRFYIKRLCLKNNKTMENNNIYDICSTYYNYLYTYDPNNNTYILQTSNRNNTIASIDKGLNYEEYYSNYVNDYLQSQLLKKKRNRTKSKENNKCTSDILLSTENDNPLDISNEYIVTRKMSSKYYDNSPFLNEDYLGIKSMEYKHNTSIINDSNFGDKNNYVDYTTSYMDGNNEIACNYNYLNYYNNKDHQPKAQNDISFSEKTLEEGDDEVQQ, encoded by the coding sequence ATGAATGATATTTGTTACCCCTATAATTGTAGTATTACCTATATAAATAGTAATGGTGTTATAAGCACAAGAGATATTAAAGAGTACGATGGTGAAGAGataaatgaaattataaatgaccacgataataacaataataataataataacaataataataataacaacaacaacaacaataataataataataataatagtaatagtaattttgttttttgtGAAAATGATTtagataatattaaaagcATTGTTATAAACTTGAAACCTTTTCATAAAGATTttgaagataatataatatttaagattaaaaagaaaaatgaaaaatatgcTTGTGAGTGGgttgtatttataaaaacGTCAGTTgaggaaataaaaaataaagtttGTAATAAATACACATCACAagatatagatataaataatattgaggaaaaaatattccCATGTAAAGATATTAAAGAGATTATGTTAAAGTATGTTTATTGCACCACATTTTTTGATAACTATATATtaagtataaaaaatgaactTGAGAAATATAGTTTAGATATGAATATATCTATTGATGATTATATAAGAGTACCTAACGATTTATGTAAGTATacatatgataattttttatcgtcatataaaaaaaataaagcaACCCAAAACAATCATGATGTCTATAATGACAATAATATTGGATATAAGAATCTAAGTGAAAatgatcataataaaatgaacatagtgaataatatgaatactaaaaataataattttgtaaattatACAATGAATATTAAATGTAATGATAACACAAAaggtaataataataatacaaatgatgataatacaaatgatgtaaataaaaatgatgtaaataaaaatgatgtaaataaaaatgatgtaaataaaaatgatgtaaataaaaatgatgtaaataaaaatgatgtaaataaaaatgatgttaataaaaatgatgttaataaaaatgatgttaataaaaatgatgttaataaaaatgatgttaatacaaatgatgttaatacaaatgatgttaataaaaatgatgttaataaaaatgatattaatacaaatgatattaatacaaatgATATTAATACCTATGATATTAATACCTATGATATTAACACCTATGATATTAATACCTATGATCATACATATAATCAGACGGCACataattattcttataatactaataaatatatctcaaaatataataacatacataataaaataaaacgTTCAAAAAGAATAAACAATGATGAAGAGGGAGATGAAGATGATTTTTTAGGTGAAATTTTATCATTCAAACATTTTAATGAAGATACAATAAATTTatcaaataatttaaaaaacaataaatatgatcgatataattatgataataataataataataataataattatgataaatattataattacaaattaaagaataatttatttaaatcgGATGTAAATCAGAATTATTCATcacatttaaatataaataaaaaatttcaaaaaaatttccataataaaaagattTTTCCAAATATGAGCCAAGAAGAAGATGATAAACAAGCATCAACAGTAAATATTTCtagtgatgataatgatgaggaatataataattatttttattctacTAAAAAAACTGAGAGTGATATTAAAGTATATCATAATGTAAGAAAggatttttatattttaaatactAAAAATAATAGTTCGAACTTTTCGAATTCtgaaaatgataatatcatgagaaaaaatttaattcaatttttaaatgaaaatcGTAATAAAGTAAAATCATCTAGAAGTGATTATAGtgaagataataatttattaaataatccatatgataaaaaaaccagaaaaattaatcaaacttgtaataaaaatgtatcCTACAGTGGGAATATGACATttaaggaaaatatatcatttgataaaaataataaattatataataaaaatatttcattcAATGAAAAAGcgtataataatagtaataaaaatttatcGAATAATgtaattaatttttatcaaaaaagaaattatagtaataatgatatacatgattttattcatatgaaCAAAGATGATagtaatgataatattaacaataataataataataatatagaaaaaaatataatgagAAATAGGCAAAGACATGTATCCATTCCTGTTTTTAGACActcatttttaaatgaaaatatatctaaGCCAGATTCATTTCGAAATAAATATCTTAAAGAATCTAACAGCAAATATCCATGGAATTATTTATCAAATTCTTCTATCGAATGTTtagaaaatgataaatcaaataataataaaattgtaaaatcaaaaaataataaaattataagacccaattatataaatgatgaaaatgaagatCATACAACGAAAACTTGTGTAAAAGGTTCtagaaaaaataaggatcaaaatatagaaagtaatataatagataatcaatatgtaaataataaaatgttgATGCTACCAAATAACTTTCATAcggataataatatacataatagaaataatagtagtaaTTCAACATTTGGTAACATGATACgtcaaaaaaaagaagattatttattaaatagTAAAAGAAATGATTTATATGATGAAAAGCAAACATTTTCAAGtagtaatataaatgaaaagacaaaaataaatataaataaagaaaaaaataataataaaaataatttagaatcccattatgaatatttaagTAATGAAATTCTGAAATTTAtgattaaatataatgaaagttcaaaaaattttaaaatggATGTAAATGAAATAGATACAGAACTTTTAAGTACTagcataaaaaaatttgttCGAAATTTAAcagaaaaagaaatgaatcaattattatgtaacaaggattatattttttcaaaaattattatggAAAGTTTAGAAAATAACGAAGtcaataaaaatgatataaatgttACATGTGATAATAAAACTACAACGCatgaagaatataatatagataataatagtatagatataaaaaaaaatacagaCCCTAGTCCTAagaatgataatataaaaaatgatttacAATTATGTGGCAGTAAAACTATGTCcaatttatataaagagGGAAACACAAATGATATTGATGcatcatataataataaatcctgtgaaaataattctaataatatttacacaaatgtattaaaaaatatgaataaggaccaaatttttaataagaaTCTTAATAGTTCTTACCACAATAATGTTAAGAAGaataatacatttaatgttaatattaataaaaatgcAACCAATAATATGAgcaacaataataataataataataataataatagtgtAACTGAttctataaataataatgcaaaaaataaaatgagATCAGTGAAATTGTCAAATGATAATGTGAGTATGTTGTATAATTATTGCTTGGATATATGCAGAGATAATAACTCACAATTAgacaaaaatatacaagGTGATAATAAGATGAATGAAAAGTTTACAAATGAAAATCATATGGAAAATGTAAAGGACCTAATTAAAAAGGAAGACaatacacatataaatgatacaaatgatacaaatagtaataataataataataataataataggagtagtagtagtaataataatcacTTGGATAAGTTGAAAAACTTAACATATGATCCTAATACTATGTCGTCGCctaaaagaaaaaattttaaagaacatataaattattttttcaatgattgctttaaaaattttaaaaacttaaatgataaaattaaatacaaaaaaaattccGAAAATGTTGCTAATACgaataatgataaaaaggAAGAAAATAATGGTAACTTGAATGAAAAACataaagaacaaaatattgataatgTATTGAATACTAGAAAAGTACCATTTGATGGTCCTATATTAGATGAACACACCTCGTGTAATGATaaagatgatgataatttaGAAAGTGAAAAAAAGACATTTAACAAATGTACAAGTGTAACAAACAAGGAatctaataatatgatattaaggagtgataataataatgatatcataaaaaaaatgagaaCTAATGATCATAGAGAAAGAATGTCATTTgaacattttaataataagataaataatttaattaataaatatgaatataaacaatgtcttaataaatatgaaagaCAGTTAATTAAATTTGTACAGACGtttaagaataataaacaaGATCATATATCTTCACAAATATACAGTGAtcataatgataaaaataatttaataaagtACACATATGATGAAgagaatatattaaaagcaattttaaagaatataatgTGGGAAAAGTcaaatatgaataataataataataataattcttcaAGTAATGAATCGttcttttcatttaataatagTATTAAAGATATAGATGATAATTTTGTTGAAAATGCTGATGATAGTATATATGGTAATATTGaccataataataataatattaaaaggTCGTATGGtactaataatatatatgattataataatcatgATAGTAGTAGCGGAAGCTGTATTAAAATATGGAGTGATAAAATGataagatataaaaataataaaacaaatgagaaatattcaaatagaaaaaatatatatccaaTTAAACAATCATGTAGTGATAGtaatcattatatattacaaaagattatgaaaaataagAGAGAAAAAAgttgtaataataatgaagaaaataatttctcatttaatgatattttatatgacAAACGttcaaataattatgataatagTATTAGTATgtcatataataaatgttttcataaaaatataaaaaatattacgAATTCGATTActaaaaattatttgtattataataataataataataataatattaataaatatggaaaaagaaatgaaagCTTTGAACatatatcaaataataataatgggaatcataaaaaaaatgagaaTTTATTAATGTTATCTCAGTCAAAGAATTTTTCCTGCTCATCTTAtaataaggaaaataatttattacCCATTATATGTGATGGGAATAATgtagataaaaataaattaaaaaatactAGTGTAGGAAATATGATTAAATATAAGGAAcctaaaaataatttaaaatatccaatgaatatatataataaattatttaataaggATAGAcaaaatatagatatatcACCAGAACAAACATTAAATCTTGTTAAAAGTATACAAAGAGAAAGTATGTTAAACAAAGCTAAagaaattaatttatttaatgaacGTAATAACAATAAGATAGGATGTACATATGATAATACGAATAACACATCAATATCTGATTTTAATAAGgacaaaattattataaataatgttcatatacaaaaaaaaaataatttttctaatataaattctttaaaaaaaaatagtaatgatttatttaataaaaatataaaatttaataataataaaatggaGAAATGTATGgatatttttgaaaattttcaaataaaaaataaggatAAATATGCACACATTTTTAATGTTCATGTagataacaaaaaaaaatgtagtaattatgatgattattttaaaataacacatttatacaaatttaataatatattatcaaataataatattaccaatacattaaatatacataatatagaatataataaatgtaataatataaaaaaggaacgagaaaataatatactaGATAATGTTCCAAATGATGATATGAAGATACCcaaaaaaaaggaaaatgaaaaaacTGAATTAAGgattaatttaaataatttcaatcagaattatattaaagaattattaattcaaaaaatgtattatcAAAAggaattttataataataatgatttcattcataaatataatgataatcatactttaaaagataatatatattcagAGAAATGTAAATATGACACTTACAAATCTGgtgtatataataattcttattcttcatataattcattaaaaattaatttgttttctttatttGATGATATGTATGagaaattttttatagaaAATTATCAAGATCGTGATAAAATGCTCAACATTTTAAGTATCAATAAATCCTTATGCTACAACCAGTTGtctatattttataaaaagaaaatattttttcaatataaagaagcaaaatatgtacataataattacaaCATGAATGTATCATATAATGcttataatttatatataagtcAAAATGTGATTCAGCACAAAAATTACTACAATTCggatataaataaaaatatatgtgaaaatttaaatatttataaaataaaaaatgaaacaaaaaatgacaatgaaaataaatataaaagtaaggataatgataaaaataaaacagaaaattataacaaaagtacttataataatatttattatgaatacaataataataataataataataataataataataatatcgCCAATTTTGATAATAACCTATGTGGTCCTAACCATAATGAACAGCTTAAcgaatttatattaaaccatcataaaaaatggaatgataaaaacaaaaatattttggaattatcatatcataatgattttatgaataataaaatagaaaagaatatcaaagaaataaaacatatcaataaatattatatgaaagaAGAAATGAACTATTTTAAGAAAGCcataaaagaaatgaaaaggttaaaaaaaattatgtgtaatattttaaaatctcaaagtaataattatctaaatttgaatatagatgagaaattattatataatatgcaaaatgatgaagatgTATCATTTGAATCGTATTTAAAAGATGATAGTGATGATATTGATGGTTATGGTAATCATTATGGTCATGTTTATGGTCATCGTAATGACCATGGTCAGGTTTATAATCGTGAAGAcgattataatattaaccttaatacaaataataattacaatatatatagaacCCCTCGTTTGgataaaataagaaaaaatgataaatataattctCATCCACAAattgaaaaagaaatattaaataatagcaataaatttaacataaataaaaattataaaaaatgtaatataattgatgatgataatggTTCGAAAATTCAcatgaataaaaaaaatggacttatgaaaaaaaatggtaCATCTTCAAATATGTTACAActaattaataaaaaaaacgaAAATGATCAGAAAAAACTCATCGATCAcaataatgaatataatagtGATTATTCTTTTGATAGTGACAATGTAAGCAAgttaataaatattgtgTTCGAAAATAAAAACGAAATGAATAAGACAGCACTTAAAATAGATCAACGTATGGACAGCACTATTAATGATAAGCatgaagaaattaaaacaaatatagagggtgataaaaataatcaaagGGATGGTACAAATTATCAAAGGGATGGTACAAATTATCAAAGGGATGGTACAAATTATCAAAGGGATGGTACAAATTATCAAAGGGATGGTACAAATTATCAAAGGGATGGTACAAATTATCAAAAGggtgataaaaataatcaaagGGATGATATTCATAATACATCAAGAGAAGCTTTAGGAACATTCGAATTTGAAgtgaatataaaaaataatgagGAGGAGTATAAAGAAACgtttaaatatatttatgaaaaaattactAATATAAGGAATAATATGTGGAATGAAGATATGGATAATATgcaaaataatgaaatgaaacaaaatttattaatatataaaagtagAAATGATAACATTTCTCCTGTATAcgaacaaaatataaataataatataaaaatgttagatactgaaaaaaaggaagatataaaagataaactcaaaaatgatgatataggtaaagaagaaaatgtaAATGGAGATAATGatgtaaaaaaatgtaatgatgatatatattattttaatatttatacaaaCGTATGGGAAAATGTGGATCTAAACGTTAGTcaaaaattattaacaagtttaaaaatgaaaaaggatattataaaaaaatattataaaaatgattatgaatatgaaaattttataacCTTTAGTGAATGGAATGCCTACAATTTAATGatatcaaaaatatataaagcTTTAGATATGAAAAAGTTTGAATATTATCAGAGAAGAGTTTATGATACCGACATATTTAAACGtgattttaaaaaaagatgtGCACATGATTTTGGAATGAAAATTATAGGAAAACCACGTTCAAGAAGAAAGACAAAAAGGTGGAATATTGGAGGAGAAGATAAGTTATATGAAGATGAGGTATATTCAAAGAATTCGGATGACTATTCTGATTTTAATTATGATGAATATGTTGAGGGAGATGAAGACGAATATGAAGAAAACGAGCATAATCaagataatgaaaatgatgaaCATGAAATTGGAGGcaataaatatgatgaagatgaaGATCAAAATCAAGAACAACAAGAAGAACAAGAAGAACGAGAAAGTGAGGATCGGAATGAAGATGAGGATTATGAGGAAGATGAGGATGATGAGGAAGATGATGATGAGGAAGAAGATGATGAGGAAGAAGATGATGAGGAAGAAGATGATCACGAAGAAGATGATAACGAAGAAGATGATAACGAAGAAGATGATAACGAAGAAGATGATAACGAAGAAGATGATCACGAAGATGGTGATCACGAAGATGATGTAGATAAAAAATGTCTTTATGAAGAACATATAGAACAAgagaaagaaaaagaagtACCAGAAAAGAAGGATGAAGAAAAATGTACATTTGTGAAAAAGGAAAGTTGTgaacataataatgatggttccaaaaaatataatgaagtTGTTTGCAAAAACGAAAATACCAGTAATGAGAATTACATTCTTAGTCAAGGTGaatgtaataaaatgaaagaGTCCACTGATCtaaaaaatacattaaaTTCAATTgaagatgaagaaaaattCGAAGAACGGGAACCAAAAAGAAGCGAACGTTTATATTTAAGACGAAAAAGAGCTAGCAGCATACTAAGCAATAATTCAACTGAAAACAGTGTTAACAAAATTGTTACTAgacaatataaaaaattaaaagagAGTGAAAAAGCTGAGGAAGATGTGAAAAGTGTTTATTTAGGAACACGATcaaataaaacaaataataataaaaaaacacatatatttaaaaagcgaataaatagaaaaaaaaattcgAATACATTAACATTTAAAAAAccacatatatatgaattaatTCAATTACCAGATTATGTAACCCATAACGAATTGATAAGTAGTAAGAATGAAAGTCTTCCAACATACATATTACAATATGAACAgttaagaaaaaatgaatgtgtatattttaatatacaaaatCATTACAACAGTTTTGTAAATAATGTATATCATTTCGCTATAAGTTATGAACAGTCACTGAAACATAATGAATATCTGAACAATgcattaaataatataaaatcaagattttatattaaacGATTATGtcttaaaaataataaaactatggaaaataataatatatatgatatatgtagtacatattataattatctcTATACATATGAtccaaataataatacatatatattacaaacATCTAATAGAAACAATACAATTGCAAGTATAGATAAAGGACTTAATTATGAAGAATATTATAGCAACTATGTAAATGATTATTTACAAAGtcaattattaaaaaagaaaagaaatagaACAAAAagtaaagaaaataataaatgtacatcagatatattattgtcCACTGAAAATGATAATCCATTAGATATATCCAATGAATATATTGTCACAAGAAAAATGTCATCcaaatattatgataatagTCCATTTTTAAATGAGGATTATTTAGGTATAAAATCTATGgaatataaacataatacATCTATAATTAATGATAGTAATTTTGGAGACAAGAATAATTATGTTGATTATACTACATCCTATATGGATGGTAACAATGAAATCGCGtgtaattataattatctaaattattataataataaagacCATCAACCTAAAGCACAGAATGATATATCTTTCAGTGAAAAAACATTAGAAGAGGGAGATGATGAAGTACAACAATAG